One window of Branchiostoma lanceolatum isolate klBraLanc5 chromosome 6, klBraLanc5.hap2, whole genome shotgun sequence genomic DNA carries:
- the LOC136436768 gene encoding mitochondria-eating protein-like isoform X5, which yields MAESLRRMVNNGNFTSLQDKLEKWLDDYHINTNDQNVARACELVELNARVQGQLFTLLNLVASEGGLYGGVNTLKNRLLPWLSSGFAASAASVSADTSLAVLAEAAEKDRQITEIQSHYEQQLDNMEKDLVETKDDAAALKAELDETRDELDDTRRKSTGTMMATEDEIIRLKEDQVRSLQNRIRDRRLQLRLTRDESASLRTRVDMIGDYERQVRVLRDEIAILRGERAVLENGLPEPLPPLPPPRPGSPTHAKLTDSVRRSRLIGRYNDLFSIDRVEALTTLRRYIPDDEEMVQRIVFVGVQEAFHAAKMAFRAMRLRVRKNLAITHIGPETLEEAVLDYIVRNTDLFDVNGAVQDTIRAMNVNPKISFPAEIDFNLLHPFIREVCRCGWGMCALEPPLDISPATDAELYNELKYRRSYDSEFTAPLVAYHVWPALMEYDRVVVKGEAVTKRGASLFSPRRSRSRSPSPRLRSPSPSRNNTNILRIEQSPRRATSPRPMSPSRSRSPSPTRSGSAMSVSSRPSSRSSPRPYSAASSYVSY from the exons ATGGCTGAATCTCTCCGCCGCATGGTCAACAACGGGAACTTCACTTCCCTGCAGGACAAGCTAGAAAAGTGGCTGGACGATTATCAC ATCAACACCAATGACCAGAACGTGGCGCGTGCCTGTGAGCTGGTTGAGCTGAATGCCAGGGTGCAGGGGCAGCTCTTCACTCTCCTCAACCTGGTGGCTTCAGAAG GTGGTCTCTATGGAGGGGTCAACACGCTGAAGAACAGGCTGCTGCCATGGCTGAGTTCAGGCTTCGCCGCGTCCGCAGCCAGCGTCTCTGCCGATACCAGCCTTGCCGTCCTGGCAGAGGCAGCGGAAAAGGACCGCCAGATCACGGAGATCCAGTCGCACTACGAGCAGCAGCTGGACAACATGGAGAAGGACCTGGTGGAGACCAAGGACGACGCAGCCGCCCTGAAGGCAGA GTTGGACGAAACTCGTGATGAACTGGACGACACTCGGCGGAAGTCCACAGGTACCATGATGGCCACTGAGGATGAGATTATCCGTCTGAAGGAAGA CCAGGTACGATCCTTACAGAATCGGATCAGAGATCGTAGGCTTCA GCTGAGGCTTACACGAGACGAGTCTGCTTCCCTGCGCACGAGGGTTGACATGATTGGCGACTACGAGCGGCAGGTCCGTGTTCTCCGGGATGAGATCGCCATTCTTCGGGGAGAGAGAGCTGTACTGGAGAATGG TTTGCCAgagcccctcccacccctgccaCCACCCAGGCCTGGCTCCCCCACCCATGCCAAGCTGACGGACTCCGTGCGTCGCTCGCGTCTGATTGGTCGGTACAATGACCTGTTCAGCATCGACCGTGTCGAGGCCCTGACAACCCTGCGCCGCTACATCCCAGACGATGAGGAGATGGTTCAGCGTATCGTCTTTGTAGGAGTGCAG GAGGCATTCCATGCTGCTAAGATGGCGTTCCGTGCGATGCGTCTGCGCGTGCGTAAGAACCTCGCCATCACCCACATTGGGCCGGAGACTTTGGAGGAGGCCGTTCTGGATTACATCGTCAGGAACACCGACCTGTTTGATGTCAATGGTGCTGTTCAG GATACCATCCGTGCCATGAATGTCAACCCCAAGATCTCGTTCCCAGCTGAGATTGACTTCAACCTGCTGCATCCGTTCATCCGTGAGGTGTGTCGCTGCGGATGGGGCATGTGTGCCCTGGAGCCGCCGCTCGACATCTCACCTGCTACAGACGCAGAGCTGTACAACGAGCTCAA GTACCGCAGAAGCTACGACTCGGAGTTCACGGCTCCCCTAGTGGCGTATCACGTGTGGCCAGCACTGATGGAGTATGACAGGGTTGTGGTCAAGGGAGAGGCCGTGACCAAGAGGGGTGCTTCCTTG TTTTCCCCGCGCCGTAGTCGGAGTCGCAGCCCGAGCCCGAGGCTCCGTTCACCAAGCCCT TCGAGGAATAATACAAACATTTTGCGCATAGAACAG TCACCTCGCCGTGCCACCAGCCCCCGCCCCATGAGCCCTAGCAGGAGCCGCTCTCCGAGCCCCACCCGGTCGGGTAGCGCCATGTCAGTCA GTTCGCGCCCCAGCAGTCGTTCCTCGCCCCGACCCTACAGTGCCGCGTCCTCCTACGTTAGCTACTGA
- the LOC136436768 gene encoding mitochondria-eating protein-like isoform X1, with protein sequence MAESLRRMVNNGNFTSLQDKLEKWLDDYHINTNDQNVARACELVELNARVQGQLFTLLNLVASEGGLYGGVNTLKNRLLPWLSSGFAASAASVSADTSLAVLAEAAEKDRQITEIQSHYEQQLDNMEKDLVETKDDAAALKAELDETRDELDDTRRKSTGTMMATEDEIIRLKEDQVRSLQNRIRDRRLQLRLTRDESASLRTRVDMIGDYERQVRVLRDEIAILRGERAVLENGLPEPLPPLPPPRPGSPTHAKLTDSVRRSRLIGRYNDLFSIDRVEALTTLRRYIPDDEEMVQRIVFVGVQEAFHAAKMAFRAMRLRVRKNLAITHIGPETLEEAVLDYIVRNTDLFDVNGAVQDTIRAMNVNPKISFPAEIDFNLLHPFIREVCRCGWGMCALEPPLDISPATDAELYNELKYRRSYDSEFTAPLVAYHVWPALMEYDRVVVKGEAVTKRGASLFSPRRSRSRSPSPRLRSPSPSPRRATSPRPMSPSRSRSPSPTRSGSAMSVSSRPSSRSSPRPYSAASSYVSY encoded by the exons ATGGCTGAATCTCTCCGCCGCATGGTCAACAACGGGAACTTCACTTCCCTGCAGGACAAGCTAGAAAAGTGGCTGGACGATTATCAC ATCAACACCAATGACCAGAACGTGGCGCGTGCCTGTGAGCTGGTTGAGCTGAATGCCAGGGTGCAGGGGCAGCTCTTCACTCTCCTCAACCTGGTGGCTTCAGAAG GTGGTCTCTATGGAGGGGTCAACACGCTGAAGAACAGGCTGCTGCCATGGCTGAGTTCAGGCTTCGCCGCGTCCGCAGCCAGCGTCTCTGCCGATACCAGCCTTGCCGTCCTGGCAGAGGCAGCGGAAAAGGACCGCCAGATCACGGAGATCCAGTCGCACTACGAGCAGCAGCTGGACAACATGGAGAAGGACCTGGTGGAGACCAAGGACGACGCAGCCGCCCTGAAGGCAGA GTTGGACGAAACTCGTGATGAACTGGACGACACTCGGCGGAAGTCCACAGGTACCATGATGGCCACTGAGGATGAGATTATCCGTCTGAAGGAAGA CCAGGTACGATCCTTACAGAATCGGATCAGAGATCGTAGGCTTCA GCTGAGGCTTACACGAGACGAGTCTGCTTCCCTGCGCACGAGGGTTGACATGATTGGCGACTACGAGCGGCAGGTCCGTGTTCTCCGGGATGAGATCGCCATTCTTCGGGGAGAGAGAGCTGTACTGGAGAATGG TTTGCCAgagcccctcccacccctgccaCCACCCAGGCCTGGCTCCCCCACCCATGCCAAGCTGACGGACTCCGTGCGTCGCTCGCGTCTGATTGGTCGGTACAATGACCTGTTCAGCATCGACCGTGTCGAGGCCCTGACAACCCTGCGCCGCTACATCCCAGACGATGAGGAGATGGTTCAGCGTATCGTCTTTGTAGGAGTGCAG GAGGCATTCCATGCTGCTAAGATGGCGTTCCGTGCGATGCGTCTGCGCGTGCGTAAGAACCTCGCCATCACCCACATTGGGCCGGAGACTTTGGAGGAGGCCGTTCTGGATTACATCGTCAGGAACACCGACCTGTTTGATGTCAATGGTGCTGTTCAG GATACCATCCGTGCCATGAATGTCAACCCCAAGATCTCGTTCCCAGCTGAGATTGACTTCAACCTGCTGCATCCGTTCATCCGTGAGGTGTGTCGCTGCGGATGGGGCATGTGTGCCCTGGAGCCGCCGCTCGACATCTCACCTGCTACAGACGCAGAGCTGTACAACGAGCTCAA GTACCGCAGAAGCTACGACTCGGAGTTCACGGCTCCCCTAGTGGCGTATCACGTGTGGCCAGCACTGATGGAGTATGACAGGGTTGTGGTCAAGGGAGAGGCCGTGACCAAGAGGGGTGCTTCCTTG TTTTCCCCGCGCCGTAGTCGGAGTCGCAGCCCGAGCCCGAGGCTCCGTTCACCAAGCCCT TCACCTCGCCGTGCCACCAGCCCCCGCCCCATGAGCCCTAGCAGGAGCCGCTCTCCGAGCCCCACCCGGTCGGGTAGCGCCATGTCAGTCA GTTCGCGCCCCAGCAGTCGTTCCTCGCCCCGACCCTACAGTGCCGCGTCCTCCTACGTTAGCTACTGA
- the LOC136436768 gene encoding mitochondria-eating protein-like isoform X4 — protein MAESLRRMVNNGNFTSLQDKLEKWLDDYHINTNDQNVARACELVELNARVQGQLFTLLNLVASEGGLYGGVNTLKNRLLPWLSSGFAASAASVSADTSLAVLAEAAEKDRQITEIQSHYEQQLDNMEKDLVETKDDAAALKAELDETRDELDDTRRKSTGTMMATEDEIIRLKEDQVRSLQNRIRDRRLQLRLTRDESASLRTRVDMIGDYERQVRVLRDEIAILRGERAVLENGLPEPLPPLPPPRPGSPTHAKLTDSVRRSRLIGRYNDLFSIDRVEALTTLRRYIPDDEEMVQRIVFVGVQEAFHAAKMAFRAMRLRVRKNLAITHIGPETLEEAVLDYIVRNTDLFDVNGAVQDTIRAMNVNPKISFPAEIDFNLLHPFIREVCRCGWGMCALEPPLDISPATDAELYNELKYRRSYDSEFTAPLVAYHVWPALMEYDRVVVKGEAVTKRGASLSPRRATSPRPMSPSRSRSPSPTRSGSAMSVSSRPSSRSSPRPYSAASSYVSY, from the exons ATGGCTGAATCTCTCCGCCGCATGGTCAACAACGGGAACTTCACTTCCCTGCAGGACAAGCTAGAAAAGTGGCTGGACGATTATCAC ATCAACACCAATGACCAGAACGTGGCGCGTGCCTGTGAGCTGGTTGAGCTGAATGCCAGGGTGCAGGGGCAGCTCTTCACTCTCCTCAACCTGGTGGCTTCAGAAG GTGGTCTCTATGGAGGGGTCAACACGCTGAAGAACAGGCTGCTGCCATGGCTGAGTTCAGGCTTCGCCGCGTCCGCAGCCAGCGTCTCTGCCGATACCAGCCTTGCCGTCCTGGCAGAGGCAGCGGAAAAGGACCGCCAGATCACGGAGATCCAGTCGCACTACGAGCAGCAGCTGGACAACATGGAGAAGGACCTGGTGGAGACCAAGGACGACGCAGCCGCCCTGAAGGCAGA GTTGGACGAAACTCGTGATGAACTGGACGACACTCGGCGGAAGTCCACAGGTACCATGATGGCCACTGAGGATGAGATTATCCGTCTGAAGGAAGA CCAGGTACGATCCTTACAGAATCGGATCAGAGATCGTAGGCTTCA GCTGAGGCTTACACGAGACGAGTCTGCTTCCCTGCGCACGAGGGTTGACATGATTGGCGACTACGAGCGGCAGGTCCGTGTTCTCCGGGATGAGATCGCCATTCTTCGGGGAGAGAGAGCTGTACTGGAGAATGG TTTGCCAgagcccctcccacccctgccaCCACCCAGGCCTGGCTCCCCCACCCATGCCAAGCTGACGGACTCCGTGCGTCGCTCGCGTCTGATTGGTCGGTACAATGACCTGTTCAGCATCGACCGTGTCGAGGCCCTGACAACCCTGCGCCGCTACATCCCAGACGATGAGGAGATGGTTCAGCGTATCGTCTTTGTAGGAGTGCAG GAGGCATTCCATGCTGCTAAGATGGCGTTCCGTGCGATGCGTCTGCGCGTGCGTAAGAACCTCGCCATCACCCACATTGGGCCGGAGACTTTGGAGGAGGCCGTTCTGGATTACATCGTCAGGAACACCGACCTGTTTGATGTCAATGGTGCTGTTCAG GATACCATCCGTGCCATGAATGTCAACCCCAAGATCTCGTTCCCAGCTGAGATTGACTTCAACCTGCTGCATCCGTTCATCCGTGAGGTGTGTCGCTGCGGATGGGGCATGTGTGCCCTGGAGCCGCCGCTCGACATCTCACCTGCTACAGACGCAGAGCTGTACAACGAGCTCAA GTACCGCAGAAGCTACGACTCGGAGTTCACGGCTCCCCTAGTGGCGTATCACGTGTGGCCAGCACTGATGGAGTATGACAGGGTTGTGGTCAAGGGAGAGGCCGTGACCAAGAGGGGTGCTTCCTTG TCACCTCGCCGTGCCACCAGCCCCCGCCCCATGAGCCCTAGCAGGAGCCGCTCTCCGAGCCCCACCCGGTCGGGTAGCGCCATGTCAGTCA GTTCGCGCCCCAGCAGTCGTTCCTCGCCCCGACCCTACAGTGCCGCGTCCTCCTACGTTAGCTACTGA
- the LOC136436768 gene encoding mitochondria-eating protein-like isoform X2 gives MAESLRRMVNNGNFTSLQDKLEKWLDDYHINTNDQNVARACELVELNARVQGQLFTLLNLVASEGGLYGGVNTLKNRLLPWLSSGFAASAASVSADTSLAVLAEAAEKDRQITEIQSHYEQQLDNMEKDLVETKDDAAALKAELDETRDELDDTRRKSTGTMMATEDEIIRLKEELRLTRDESASLRTRVDMIGDYERQVRVLRDEIAILRGERAVLENGLPEPLPPLPPPRPGSPTHAKLTDSVRRSRLIGRYNDLFSIDRVEALTTLRRYIPDDEEMVQRIVFVGVQEAFHAAKMAFRAMRLRVRKNLAITHIGPETLEEAVLDYIVRNTDLFDVNGAVQDTIRAMNVNPKISFPAEIDFNLLHPFIREVCRCGWGMCALEPPLDISPATDAELYNELKYRRSYDSEFTAPLVAYHVWPALMEYDRVVVKGEAVTKRGASLFSPRRSRSRSPSPRLRSPSPSRNNTNILRIEQSPRRATSPRPMSPSRSRSPSPTRSGSAMSVSSRPSSRSSPRPYSAASSYVSY, from the exons ATGGCTGAATCTCTCCGCCGCATGGTCAACAACGGGAACTTCACTTCCCTGCAGGACAAGCTAGAAAAGTGGCTGGACGATTATCAC ATCAACACCAATGACCAGAACGTGGCGCGTGCCTGTGAGCTGGTTGAGCTGAATGCCAGGGTGCAGGGGCAGCTCTTCACTCTCCTCAACCTGGTGGCTTCAGAAG GTGGTCTCTATGGAGGGGTCAACACGCTGAAGAACAGGCTGCTGCCATGGCTGAGTTCAGGCTTCGCCGCGTCCGCAGCCAGCGTCTCTGCCGATACCAGCCTTGCCGTCCTGGCAGAGGCAGCGGAAAAGGACCGCCAGATCACGGAGATCCAGTCGCACTACGAGCAGCAGCTGGACAACATGGAGAAGGACCTGGTGGAGACCAAGGACGACGCAGCCGCCCTGAAGGCAGA GTTGGACGAAACTCGTGATGAACTGGACGACACTCGGCGGAAGTCCACAGGTACCATGATGGCCACTGAGGATGAGATTATCCGTCTGAAGGAAGA GCTGAGGCTTACACGAGACGAGTCTGCTTCCCTGCGCACGAGGGTTGACATGATTGGCGACTACGAGCGGCAGGTCCGTGTTCTCCGGGATGAGATCGCCATTCTTCGGGGAGAGAGAGCTGTACTGGAGAATGG TTTGCCAgagcccctcccacccctgccaCCACCCAGGCCTGGCTCCCCCACCCATGCCAAGCTGACGGACTCCGTGCGTCGCTCGCGTCTGATTGGTCGGTACAATGACCTGTTCAGCATCGACCGTGTCGAGGCCCTGACAACCCTGCGCCGCTACATCCCAGACGATGAGGAGATGGTTCAGCGTATCGTCTTTGTAGGAGTGCAG GAGGCATTCCATGCTGCTAAGATGGCGTTCCGTGCGATGCGTCTGCGCGTGCGTAAGAACCTCGCCATCACCCACATTGGGCCGGAGACTTTGGAGGAGGCCGTTCTGGATTACATCGTCAGGAACACCGACCTGTTTGATGTCAATGGTGCTGTTCAG GATACCATCCGTGCCATGAATGTCAACCCCAAGATCTCGTTCCCAGCTGAGATTGACTTCAACCTGCTGCATCCGTTCATCCGTGAGGTGTGTCGCTGCGGATGGGGCATGTGTGCCCTGGAGCCGCCGCTCGACATCTCACCTGCTACAGACGCAGAGCTGTACAACGAGCTCAA GTACCGCAGAAGCTACGACTCGGAGTTCACGGCTCCCCTAGTGGCGTATCACGTGTGGCCAGCACTGATGGAGTATGACAGGGTTGTGGTCAAGGGAGAGGCCGTGACCAAGAGGGGTGCTTCCTTG TTTTCCCCGCGCCGTAGTCGGAGTCGCAGCCCGAGCCCGAGGCTCCGTTCACCAAGCCCT TCGAGGAATAATACAAACATTTTGCGCATAGAACAG TCACCTCGCCGTGCCACCAGCCCCCGCCCCATGAGCCCTAGCAGGAGCCGCTCTCCGAGCCCCACCCGGTCGGGTAGCGCCATGTCAGTCA GTTCGCGCCCCAGCAGTCGTTCCTCGCCCCGACCCTACAGTGCCGCGTCCTCCTACGTTAGCTACTGA
- the LOC136436768 gene encoding mitochondria-eating protein-like isoform X3, with product MAESLRRMVNNGNFTSLQDKLEKWLDDYHINTNDQNVARACELVELNARVQGQLFTLLNLVASEGGLYGGVNTLKNRLLPWLSSGFAASAASVSADTSLAVLAEAAEKDRQITEIQSHYEQQLDNMEKDLVETKDDAAALKAELDETRDELDDTRRKSTGTMMATEDEIIRLKEDQVRSLQNRIRDRRLQLRLTRDESASLRTRVDMIGDYERQVRVLRDEIAILRGERAVLENGLPEPLPPLPPPRPGSPTHAKLTDSVRRSRLIGRYNDLFSIDRVEALTTLRRYIPDDEEMVQRIVFVGVQEAFHAAKMAFRAMRLRVRKNLAITHIGPETLEEAVLDYIVRNTDLFDVNGAVQDTIRAMNVNPKISFPAEIDFNLLHPFIREVCRCGWGMCALEPPLDISPATDAELYNELKYRRSYDSEFTAPLVAYHVWPALMEYDRVVVKGEAVTKRGASLSRNNTNILRIEQSPRRATSPRPMSPSRSRSPSPTRSGSAMSVSSRPSSRSSPRPYSAASSYVSY from the exons ATGGCTGAATCTCTCCGCCGCATGGTCAACAACGGGAACTTCACTTCCCTGCAGGACAAGCTAGAAAAGTGGCTGGACGATTATCAC ATCAACACCAATGACCAGAACGTGGCGCGTGCCTGTGAGCTGGTTGAGCTGAATGCCAGGGTGCAGGGGCAGCTCTTCACTCTCCTCAACCTGGTGGCTTCAGAAG GTGGTCTCTATGGAGGGGTCAACACGCTGAAGAACAGGCTGCTGCCATGGCTGAGTTCAGGCTTCGCCGCGTCCGCAGCCAGCGTCTCTGCCGATACCAGCCTTGCCGTCCTGGCAGAGGCAGCGGAAAAGGACCGCCAGATCACGGAGATCCAGTCGCACTACGAGCAGCAGCTGGACAACATGGAGAAGGACCTGGTGGAGACCAAGGACGACGCAGCCGCCCTGAAGGCAGA GTTGGACGAAACTCGTGATGAACTGGACGACACTCGGCGGAAGTCCACAGGTACCATGATGGCCACTGAGGATGAGATTATCCGTCTGAAGGAAGA CCAGGTACGATCCTTACAGAATCGGATCAGAGATCGTAGGCTTCA GCTGAGGCTTACACGAGACGAGTCTGCTTCCCTGCGCACGAGGGTTGACATGATTGGCGACTACGAGCGGCAGGTCCGTGTTCTCCGGGATGAGATCGCCATTCTTCGGGGAGAGAGAGCTGTACTGGAGAATGG TTTGCCAgagcccctcccacccctgccaCCACCCAGGCCTGGCTCCCCCACCCATGCCAAGCTGACGGACTCCGTGCGTCGCTCGCGTCTGATTGGTCGGTACAATGACCTGTTCAGCATCGACCGTGTCGAGGCCCTGACAACCCTGCGCCGCTACATCCCAGACGATGAGGAGATGGTTCAGCGTATCGTCTTTGTAGGAGTGCAG GAGGCATTCCATGCTGCTAAGATGGCGTTCCGTGCGATGCGTCTGCGCGTGCGTAAGAACCTCGCCATCACCCACATTGGGCCGGAGACTTTGGAGGAGGCCGTTCTGGATTACATCGTCAGGAACACCGACCTGTTTGATGTCAATGGTGCTGTTCAG GATACCATCCGTGCCATGAATGTCAACCCCAAGATCTCGTTCCCAGCTGAGATTGACTTCAACCTGCTGCATCCGTTCATCCGTGAGGTGTGTCGCTGCGGATGGGGCATGTGTGCCCTGGAGCCGCCGCTCGACATCTCACCTGCTACAGACGCAGAGCTGTACAACGAGCTCAA GTACCGCAGAAGCTACGACTCGGAGTTCACGGCTCCCCTAGTGGCGTATCACGTGTGGCCAGCACTGATGGAGTATGACAGGGTTGTGGTCAAGGGAGAGGCCGTGACCAAGAGGGGTGCTTCCTTG TCGAGGAATAATACAAACATTTTGCGCATAGAACAG TCACCTCGCCGTGCCACCAGCCCCCGCCCCATGAGCCCTAGCAGGAGCCGCTCTCCGAGCCCCACCCGGTCGGGTAGCGCCATGTCAGTCA GTTCGCGCCCCAGCAGTCGTTCCTCGCCCCGACCCTACAGTGCCGCGTCCTCCTACGTTAGCTACTGA
- the LOC136436773 gene encoding UDP-galactose transporter senju-like has protein sequence MAGWRPQFVRGWHFSKLFPTKWSVVVFLAYMTVFINQGILVTASRTEDNTYPYNTVALVMVTEVLKLLVATMLYLKDNTFKELVRVALRDKRVLLLYLVPALLYCLYNNLQFVNLAVYDPTTYYLLLQFRVVITGVIFQVLFKKTLSRLQWLSLLLLTVGCVIKHMKYDTHVRDVVSFGSQSLSVHLNASLLNILLQVFCSCFAGVYTEFLLKGEKSSHVPFMMQNVFMYLDSIMCNVCVLAFTGDLLSAFTTESINSILQPAVMLVILNQTAIGIITSLFLMSFNSILKTFASALELMFTAVLCWYIFGIPIDIFTFISIVIVCLATFLYSLNPVVVKTSTRHTSGSCDSKQNGFVV, from the coding sequence ATGGCAGGTTGGCGACCACAATTTGTCAGAGGCTGGCATTTCAGCAAGCTCTTCCCAACAAAGTGGAGTGTCGTGGTGTTCCTGGCCTACATGACAGTCTTCATCAACCAGGGAATCCTGGTGACTGCCAGTCGGACAGAGGACAACACGTATCCCTACAACACTGTTGCCTTAGTCATGGTCACAGAGGTGCTCAAGCTGCTAGTCGCCACAATGCTTTATCTGAAGGACAACACATTTAAAGAGCTGGTAAGAGTTGCTCTGAGGGATAAGAGAGTTCTCCTTCTGTACTTGGTGCCAGCATTGCTGTACTGTTTGTACAACAATCTACAGTTTGTGAACCTGGCTGTGTATGATCCTACAACGTACTACCTACTGCTGCAGTTCAGAGTCGTAATCACAGGGGTCATCTTTCAGGTTCTGTTCAAGAAAACGCTGAGCAGACTGCAGTGGTTGTCTCTGCTGCTGCTGACCGTTGGCTGTGTCATCAAGCACATGAAGTACGACACCCATGTGAGAGACGTTGTGTCATTCGGCAGCCAGTCTCTCAGTGTTCACCTGAACGCCAGCCTTCTGAACATCCTCCTGCAGGTGTTTTGCTCATGTTTCGCTGGTGTGTATACTGAGTTCTTGTTGAAGGGGGAGAAGTCCAGTCACGTGCCATTCATGATGCAGAATGTGTTCATGTACCTGGACTCCATCATGTGCAATGTGTGTGTGCTGGCCTTCACCGGCGACCTGCTGTCTGCTTTCACCACAGAGAGCATCAACTCCATCCTCCAACCAGCCGTGATGCTGGTCATCCTCAACCAGACAGCCATAGGCATCATCACCAGTCTGTTCCTCATGAGTTTCAACTCTATACTCAAGACGTTTGCAAGTGCGTTAGAGCTCATGTTCACAGCAGTTTTGTGCTGGTATATCTTTGGCATTCCCATTGATATTTTCACCTTCATTTCTATTGTCATTGTTTGTTTGGCAACTTTTCTTTACTCTCTGAACCCTGTTGTGGTTAAAACTTCCACCAGACACACAAGTGGTTCATGTGACAGTAAACAAAATGGATTTGTAGTGTAG